In the genome of Fusarium fujikuroi IMI 58289 draft genome, chromosome FFUJ_chr02, one region contains:
- a CDS encoding related to YSC84-protein involved in the organization of the actin cytoskeleton, whose protein sequence is MTAARKKKLSISGIAGSNKKENMKGNGRSNGTGGGGWSFGRWGSTKTASTNTTSSSGTTYPISVPSGSAAGGATAANASNSSASPSQSPSPGSNQCPSTSTSTSTHQDQRGHYFRSHLHQHASSASAPSHCHPHSHSHSHSHASVVAAYNSALKRPVVAVHPLSDSNSVSSVSSYSTTASSTPTSSYGSPTTTATTTPVSSPASSVASPTPRSTSTFATPVSVPTKPPKRSVHFRSGTTIISSSNNNSSAPCIPVLSVVPPPGQDGGDGEARRPAMQRVSSFLPSWDKRSSGGSRAGLFGWSSNRSSTSISVANSNALSRLNTAAANASGRVQREAFWPATLDLECEKAARILKSFCTDGYLVPLEEEEDAQSTTSEPRSPKRVTKKIPKRIIQNAAGIAIFTCMRSGLYMTGSGGSGILIARKSDGTWSPPSGIMLHTPTLSFIIGVDVYDCVLVINNLAALESITKPRVTLGEDVGLTSGPLVSLDSDESHIKWKDLGNTVLTYLKARGQNQVVNLNGCILAERGNENERFYSNQVTQMDILAGNVSRQVEEVGPLSEVIKMAEGRTDYDASVISKIAAECAPGDAMIATPKSSTPASPRTAFGIPNVDDPDPFGVLALEMAGLEIREAGSRLRPTSSQFDFNPAPTSPAFSKFNRQSIDTFVSRSNRNSYMSSRTVKSQMTDAGTQTDVGTTPETTPSPGQSEDGFDRSTRTQIPEVTEEEEEVDYTKVDLTPIRHLSGAHDPLSATSHSSTTAVEQDTLKVEPRDDTDKASSNYDSDRDDKSSRKTDNEGESESEVEEDEEEEPVVFEVAAVQPARTQAVASRMIHAKGNMVTIGKRIPPPLPMRSPARTSRSSKSEMGDVSNLRSPLRKEAFSEEDLASEDEQTKSDSSPYLKPQEFKVEKVRVETKKAEEPKIEEAKVDEPKAEEPEAKEAKVDEVKADKTKVEAPKTVENKAQDDTSSESEVEFFPAEEAKTDITKTEEPQAKQPATEPVKIEEPEEEATTGSKVETKDAQTSPTLPQIERPESPVTPEKKHTSSIYTGVTDDRWSVDGSTLTTPTSDRPFSVIDDVTEDVTPRKPSKEVEPTKEAEPTELNEKHEDLKKITSNETTPNTITVV, encoded by the exons ATGACGGCGGCgcgaaagaagaagctgagtaTCAGCGGCATTGCAGGAAGCAACAAGAAAGAGAACATGAAGGGCAATGGAAGAAGCAATGgaacaggaggaggaggatggagtTTTGGACGATGGGGCTCTACAAAGACGGCTTCAACAAACACAACGAGCAGCTCG GGGACCACTTATCCCATTTCAGTGCCTTCTGGTTCTGCTGCTGGAGGCGCTACTGCTGCAAACGCTAGCAATAGTTCAGCCAGCCCAAGCCAGAGCCCAAGTCCAGGTTCAAATCAGTGTCCGAGCAccagcacaagcacaagcaccCACCAGGACCAGCGCGGACACTACTTTCGATCccaccttcatcaacacgCCAGCTCGGCTTCGGCGCCGTCTCATTGTCATCCTCACTCTCATTCTCACTCCCATTCTCACGCTTCCGTTGTCGCCGCTTACAATTCGGCCCTCAAGAGACCCGTCGTCGCTGTTCATCCTCTCTCTGACTCCAATTCTGTCTCCTCCGTCTCCTCTTACTCGACTACAGCATCATctacaccaacatcatcatacGGCTCACCCACTACCACCGCAACAACAACCCCGGTCTCGTCTCCTGCCTCGTCTGTCGCATCCCCAACTCCAAGatcgacatcaacattcGCTACTCCCGTATCTGTACCGACCAAACCCCCAAAGAGATCCGTCCACTTCCGCTCTGGCACGACAATCATCTCTAGCAGTAACAATAACAGCAGCGCGCCCTGTATTCCCGTCCTCTCTGTCGTGCCTCCGCCTGGCCAAGACGGCGGCGACGGAGAGGCAAGACGGCCCGCCATGCAGCGAGTTTCTTCCTTTCTCCCCTCGTGGGACAAGAGGTCGTCGGGAGGTTCTAGAGCTGGCTTATTTGGCTGGTCCTCCAACCGTTCCAGCACCTCCATATCCGTCGCAAACTCCAATGCATTGTCCAGGTTAAATACTGCGGCCGCTAATGCCAGTGGCCGAGTACAACGGGAGGCTTTCTGGCCTGCCACTCTGGATCTCGAATGCGAAAAGGCTGCCCGCATCCTCAAGTCTTTCTGCA CGGATGGATATCTCGTGCcattggaggaagaagaagacgcaCAATCGACGACAAGCGAACCACGCTCCCCAAAACGAgtcaccaagaagatccCTAAGCGCATCATCCAAAACGCAGCCGGAATCGCCATCTTTACCTGCATGCGCAGCGGTCTGTACATGACAGGCTCCGGCGGCTCCGGTATTCTCATAGCACGAAAGTCAGATGGTACCTGGTCACCCCCATCAGGAATCATGTTACACACACCCACCCTCAGCTTTATTATCGGCGTCGATGTTTACGATTGCGTTCTCGTTATTAACAACCTTGCCGCCCTCGAATCAATCACAAAGCCTCGTGTCACCCTAGGAGAAGACGTCGGACTAACTAGTGGCCCCCTGGTATCGCTTGACTCAGATGAGTCGCACATAAAATGGAAGGACCTAGGAAATACCGTTTTGACATACCTAAAAGCGCGGGGTCAGAACCAGGTCGTCAACTTGAACGGATGTATCCTGGCCGAGCGAGGGAACGAGAATGAGCGATTCTATTCCAACCAAGTAACACAGATGGACATTCTAGCTGGTAACGTCTCTCGCCAAGTGGAGGAGGTTGGGCCGCTCTCAGAGGTCATCAAGATGGCAGAAGGTAGGACAGACTACGATGCCTCTGTGATAAGCAAGATCGCTGCGGAATGTGCGCCAGGAGACGCCATGATCGCGACACCCAAATCGTCAACACCCGCTTCGCCTCGAACTGCCTTTGGAATCCCTAATGTCGATGATCCCGATCCTTTCGGTGTGTTGGCCCTCGAGATGGCTGGCTTGGAAATCCGAGAGGCGGGATCAAGACTGCGACCTACCAGCAGCCAGTTTGACTTCAACCCCGCGCCTACGAGCCCAGCATTCTCAAAGTTCAACAGGCAAAGTATTGACACCTTTGTCTCGAGGAGTAACCGAAACAGTTACATGTCCTCACGAACGGTGAAAAGTCAAATGACGGATGCTGGAACACAGACGGACGTGGGCACAACACCCGAGACAACGCCCAGCCCAGGTCAGAGCGAAGACGGTTTTGACAGGTCTACCCGCACGCAAATTCCCGAGGTcacggaagaagaggaggaagttgATTACACAAAGGTCGATCTGACCCCCATAAGACATTTGAGCGGAGCCCATGATCCCCTCAGTGCGACCAGCCACAGTAGCACAACAGCTGTGGAACAAGACACCCTCAAAGTCGAGCCCAGGGATGACACCGATAAGGCCTCGAGCAACTATGACAGCGACAGGGACGACAAGAGCAGCCGAAAGACCGACAATGAGGGTGAATCTGAAAGCGAGgtggaggaagacgaggaggaggaaccCGTGGTGTTCGAGGTGGCTGCTGTCCAGCCGGCCAGAACCCAAGCTGTCGCATCCCGCATGATCCACGCCAAGGGTAATATGGTTACCATTGGCAAGAGGATTCCTCCTCCACTGCCCATGAGGAGCCCTGCCAGAACCTCGCGATCCAGTAAGAGCGAGATGGGCGATGTCTCAAACCTCCGAAGTCCTTTGCGAAAGGAGGCCTTCAGCGAGGAAGATCTTGCATCTGAGGATGAGCAGACCAAGTCTGACTCTTCACCTTATCTCAAGCCACAAGagttcaaggttgagaaggtcagagttgagaccaagaaggccgaagagcccaagattgaggaggccaaggtcgatgagcCAAAGGCAGAAGAACCTGAGGCTAAGGAGGCCAAGGTCGATGAGGTCAAGGCCGATAAGACTAAGGTCGAAGCGCCCAAGACTGTCGAGAACAAGGCCCAAGATGACACGTCTTCCGAATCTGAGGTCGAGTTCTTCCCAGCCGAAGAGGCAAAGACGGACATTACCAAGACTGAGGAACCTCAAGCAAAGCAGCCTGCTACTGAGCCCGTCAAGATCGAGGAgccagaggaggaggctacAACTGGATCCAAGGTTGAGACCAAGGATGCTCAGACATCACCTACACTTCCCCAGATTGAGCGGCCCGAAAGCCCTGTGACacccgagaagaagcacacATCATCTATCTACACTGGCGTTACTGATGACCGATGGAGTGTTGATGGTTCTACACTTACAACACCTACATCTGACCGACCTTTCTCAGTCATTGACGATGTGACTGAAGATGTGACACCACGGAAGCCATCAAAAGAGGTCGAACCAACTAAGGAGGCTGAGCCAACTGAGCTGAACGAAAAACAtgaagacttgaagaagattaCATCGAACGAGACAACTCCCAACACGATCACGGTTGTATAa
- a CDS encoding related to regulatory protein amdA, with protein sequence MDGPHYPSNGINTTSSGQTYPSPTAISPNQLQTGSPLPQTLPPLQPPTSAMQNMYGSHPHTPRTPGTPNTPGSASNMPTYQQQTSQPANRAGIYSMAQNQYPPPQAYGTSAMMPQATTAASHPQPIAPAPAGGRGPPVLRPMPPGGIMSQPGVSSPYGPGSLMQPTAVMPEGEPPTHVVGSQGRRGILPSAPGRPAAPAAGTGAKNTVIPVKDADGKFPCPHCTKTYLHAKHLKRHLLRHTGDRPYMCVLCRDTFSRSDILKRHFQKCSIRRGNPTGASHLSHPQAHVKKNQQQAQKAAGLAHEGDLNHLNGLSNLPADNMVHPFGMVPVSDGMNNMAQDQSQLSRSSSLGRLDNGNNADRRNMNGQVMGASQPYGADPNMNQQQMTGYSMPPAQNGLPMYGGSNTNPPSGLDWSQMFQAGAHQTYVNTSFNPNLGQTQSGIKPEPNAGPGTTGASASDTLFAGMNLYFSPDNVKDFLDKYTHFHIHMPFIHVATFKVMEAYTGLLAGMCCIGACYSDNVTPSNVREMMDFLVVALQRDCKMMSNAEPLAGQPSRASRADIEELQAVLLTCILLLWNGNPQQRERARHIYPFLAANARRLNLFQSSRDPALLSALHQIDFDRNTFDLQQWNWDIWVDQERRNRLMFGVFLMDVAMGLYFNSQPLFDVMEFHLPLPCDDTAWDADNAGDCASALGLNGDVAARDKNPYGTQRPKQPETDWALKALLHPSYQIQPGSTNLYGKFVLIHGILALIRRAQIDGNAAQLSKFGTPPPNDWMTPAGHNSGRGTPVEGAAANVDPQSLQALVIALSKFKNNWDADMANQFPPALPGSSNPRRHGFSRDGIHFYWLSNYLLKHTQAADLRLSPDARFVQIIQLLKSVKSWVMSDGASRGEELGSVGEIDDQYGAVDLTLEMAKLFKPLPQVVEDAGTASVKTELD encoded by the exons ATGGACGGTCCTCACTACCCATCCAATGGTATAAACACGACTTCTTCTGGTCAGACTTATCCTTCACCAACCGCGATTTCTCCCAACCAACTTCAAACCGGCTCTCCTCTACCTCAGACTCTGCCACCGCTGCAGCCTCCAACCTCAGCCATGCAGAACATGTACGGAAGTCACCCTCATACGCCGCGAACCCCAGGCACCCCGAACACGCCTGGGTCGGCCTCCAACATGCCTACCTACCAGCAGCAGACATCGCAGCCCGCGAACCGCGCTGGTATCTACTCAATGGCCCAGAACCAATACCCTCCTCCCCAGGCCTATGGGACCTCTGCCATGATGCCCCAGGCGACCACTGCCGCGTCTCACCCACAGCCTATCGCGCCTGCTCCTGCTGGTGGTCGCGGCCCTCCTGTGTTGCGTCCTATGCCTCCTGGAGGCATCATGTCCCAACCTGGTGTCTCGTCGCCTTACGGCCCTGGTTCTCTTATGCAGCCCACTGCGGTCATGCCAGAGGGCGAACCTCCCACTCACGTTGTTGGCTCTCAGGGACGACGCGGCATCCTGCCCAGTGCTCCTGGGCGACCTGCTGCTCCAGCCGCTGGTACTGGCGCCAAGAACACCGTGATTCCTGTCAAGGACGCAGATGGCAAATTCCCTTGCCCTCACTGCACAAAGACTTACCTCCATGCCAAGCATCTTAAGCGCCACCTTCTGCGAC ATACCGGTGATCGCCCTTACATGTGTGTTCTTTGCCGCGATACCTTCTCTCGAAGTGATATCCTGAAGCGTCATTTCCAAAAGTGCTCTATCCGCCGTGGTAACCCCACCGGAGCTAGTCACTTGTCGCATCCTCAGGCTCATGTTAAGAAGAACCAACAGCAGGCTCAGAAAGCCGCCGGCCTCGCACATGAGGGTGACCTCAACCACCTCAATGGCTTGAGCAACCTGCCCGCAGACAACATGGTCCACCCATTTGGCATGGTCCCAGTCTCGGATGGCATGAACAACATGGCCCAGGATCAGAGCCAACTCTCTCGATCCAGCTCGCTTGGTCGTCTCGACAACGGTAACAACGCTGACAGACGGAACATGAACGGTCAGGTCATGGGTGCCTCGCAGCCCTATGGCGCTGACCCCAACATGAACCAGCAGCAGATGACTGGCTACAGCATGCCTCCCGCTCAGAACGGACTGCCCATGTACGGTGGCTCAAACACAAACCCTCCATCTGGCCTTGATTGGTCTCAGATGTTCCAGGCTGGTGCGCATCAAACCTACGTCAACACATCTTTCAATCCTAATCTTGGACAGACTCAGAGCGGAATCAAACCCGAACCTAATGCCGGGCCCGGAACGACAggcgccagcgccagcgaCACCCTTTT CGCGGGGATGAATCTCTACTTCTCGCCTGACAACGTCAAGGACTTCTTGGACAAGTACACTCACTTCCACATCCACATGCCTTTCATTCATGTCGCGACGTTCAAGGTCATGGAGGCGTATACTGGCTTACTTGCAGGCATGTGTTGCATCGGGGCCTGTTACTCAGACAATGTCACCCCGTCCAATGTTCGCGAAATGATGGATTTTCTTGTTGTCGCGCTTCAACGCGACTGCAAGATGATGTCTAATGCTGAACCTTTGGCAGGGCAACCGAGTCGCGCATCTCGGGCTGACATTGAAGAGCTTCAGGCTGTCTTGCTAACAtgtatattattactttGGAATGGAAACCCTCAACAAAGAGAGCGGGCTCGACACATCTACCCCTTTCTTGCAGCCAACGCCAGGCGATTGAATCTTTTCCAGTCGTCGCGGGACCCTGCTCTTTTGTCAGCCCTTCACCAAATCGATTTTGACCGGAACACTTTTGATTTGCAGCAATGGAACTGGGATATTTGGGTTGATCAAGAGCGTCGGAATCGTCTAATGTTTGGCGTCTTTCTAATGGACGTCGCCATGGGACTTTACTTCAACTCTCAACCCTTGTTCGATGTTATGGAATTTCATCTACCTTTACCTTGCGACGACACTGCTTGGGATGCGGACAATGCCGGGGACTGTGCTTCTGCGCTTGGCCTCAATGGCGATGTCGCCGCTCGTGATAAGAATCCCTATGGCACTCAGCGACCAAAGCAACCTGAGACGGACTGGGCTCTCAAAGCTCTTCTGCACCCCTCGTATCAGATCCAGCCTGGAAGCACCAACCTTTATGGAAAGTTTGTTCTTATCCATGGCATATTAGCTCTGATTCGGCGGGCCCAGATTGACGGCAATGCGGCTCAGCTGTCCAAATTTGGAACGCCTCCTCCCAATGATTGGATGACTCCAGCTGGCCATAATAGTGGACGGGGTACTCCTGTGGAGGGGGCGGCTGCCAACGTTGACCCACAAAGTCTGCAGGCACTTGTTATCGCTCTGAGCAAGTTCAAGAATAATTGGGATGCGGATATGGCCAATCAATTTCCACCAGCATTGCCGGGATCTAGCAATCCTCGGCGTCATGGTTTCTCGCGAGATGGCATCCATTTCTATTGGCTATCCAATTACCTGCTCAAGCATACCCAAGCGGCGGACTTACGGTTGTCTCCGGATGCTCGCTTTGTCCAAATTATCCAATTATTGAAATCGGTGAAGTCGTGGGTGATGTCAGATGGCGCgagcagaggagaagaattAGGATCTGTtggagagattgatgatCAGTATGGAGCAGTGGATCTCACATTAGAGATGGCAAAACTATTCAAACCACTTCCACAAGTGGTGGAAGACGCTGGCACTGCGTCTGTCAAAACGGAGCTTGACTAA